In Flavobacterium lacustre, a genomic segment contains:
- the carB gene encoding carbamoyl-phosphate synthase large subunit produces MPKDTSIKSVLIIGSGPIVIGQACEFDYAGSQSARSIREEGIEVILINSNPATIMTDPSMADHVYLKPLTTKSIIEILKAHPQIDAVLPTMGGQTALNLCLEADEKGIWADFGVRLIGVDVNAINITEDREQFKQLLQKINVPTAPAKTATSFLEGKEIAQEFGFPLVIRPSFTLGGTGAAFVHTKEEFDEKLTYGLEMSPIHEVLIDKALIGWKEYELELLRDKNDNVVIICSIENMDPMGIHTGDSITVAPAMTLSDTTFQKLRDMAILMMRSIGNFAGGCNVQFAVSPDEKEDIVAIEINPRVSRSSALASKATGYPIAKIASKLALGYNLDELQNQITKSTSALFEPTLDYVIVKIPRWNFDKFEGADRTLGLQMKSVGEVMGIGRSFQEALHKATQSLEIKRNGLGADGKGYTNYEQIIEKLTFASWDRVFVIYDAIAMGIPLSRIHEITRIDMWFLKQYEELYVLEKEISNYTVETLPRELLLEAKQKGFADRQIAHMVSCKESQVHTLRTDMNINRVFKLVDTCAAEFKAKTPYYYSTFEAEIEKADGTRYVDNESVVTDKKKIIVLGSGPNRIGQGIEFDYSCVHGVLAAKECGYETIMINCNPETVSTDFDTADKLYFEPVFWEHIYDIIQHEKPEGVIVQLGGQTALKLAEKLSKYGVKIIGTSFDALDLAEDRGRFSDLLTELNIPFPQFGIAETADEASALADTLDFPLLIRPSYVLGGQGMKIVINKKELEEHVINLLKSIPGNKLLLDHYLAGAIEAEADAICDADGNVYIIGIMEHIEPCGVHSGDSNATLPPFNLGEFVMQQIKDHTHKIAKALKTVGLINIQFAIKDDTVYIIEANPRASRTVPFIAKAYGEPYVNYATKVMLGHNKVTDFTFNPQLKGYAIKQPVFSFSKFQNVNKALGPEMKSTGESILFIDDLKDDQFYELYSRRKMYLSK; encoded by the coding sequence ATGCCAAAAGACACATCCATAAAATCCGTTTTAATAATAGGTTCTGGTCCTATTGTTATTGGTCAAGCTTGCGAATTTGATTATGCAGGATCACAATCAGCCCGTTCCATCCGTGAAGAAGGAATTGAGGTTATCCTGATTAACTCGAATCCGGCAACAATCATGACCGACCCTTCTATGGCCGATCATGTTTACTTGAAACCATTAACGACCAAATCAATCATTGAAATCCTGAAAGCACATCCGCAAATTGATGCTGTTTTGCCTACAATGGGAGGACAAACCGCCTTAAACTTGTGTTTGGAAGCAGATGAAAAAGGAATTTGGGCAGATTTTGGAGTACGATTAATCGGGGTTGATGTGAACGCCATTAATATTACCGAAGACAGAGAGCAATTTAAACAATTGCTTCAAAAAATAAATGTGCCTACTGCACCGGCAAAAACAGCTACTTCTTTCTTGGAAGGAAAAGAAATTGCACAGGAATTTGGTTTCCCATTAGTAATTCGTCCTTCGTTTACATTGGGTGGAACCGGAGCTGCTTTTGTTCACACCAAAGAAGAATTTGACGAAAAACTAACCTACGGATTAGAAATGTCACCGATTCACGAAGTGTTGATTGACAAAGCTTTAATAGGTTGGAAGGAATACGAATTGGAATTATTGAGAGATAAAAACGACAATGTTGTTATTATCTGTTCTATCGAAAATATGGACCCAATGGGAATTCATACCGGAGATTCCATCACGGTTGCACCAGCAATGACATTATCAGATACGACTTTCCAAAAGTTGCGTGATATGGCTATTTTGATGATGCGCAGTATCGGGAATTTTGCTGGAGGTTGTAACGTGCAGTTTGCCGTTTCGCCTGACGAAAAAGAAGATATCGTTGCGATTGAAATTAATCCTCGTGTATCTCGTTCTTCTGCTCTAGCATCAAAAGCAACGGGTTATCCAATTGCAAAAATTGCTTCTAAACTAGCTTTAGGATACAATTTAGATGAATTACAAAACCAAATCACCAAATCAACTTCGGCATTATTCGAGCCGACTTTGGATTATGTGATTGTAAAAATACCACGTTGGAACTTCGATAAATTTGAAGGAGCCGACAGAACTTTAGGACTTCAAATGAAATCGGTTGGGGAAGTAATGGGAATTGGACGTTCGTTCCAAGAAGCCTTGCACAAAGCCACACAATCATTGGAAATCAAAAGAAATGGTTTAGGAGCTGATGGAAAAGGATATACCAATTACGAGCAAATTATAGAGAAATTGACTTTTGCAAGTTGGGATCGTGTTTTCGTGATTTATGATGCTATCGCCATGGGAATTCCATTGAGTCGTATTCATGAAATCACCAGAATCGATATGTGGTTCTTGAAACAATACGAAGAATTATATGTTTTAGAGAAAGAAATTTCTAACTATACTGTGGAAACTTTGCCAAGAGAATTGCTTTTGGAAGCCAAACAAAAAGGGTTTGCCGACAGACAAATTGCGCACATGGTGAGTTGCAAAGAAAGTCAAGTGCATACGTTGCGTACCGATATGAACATCAACCGCGTGTTTAAATTGGTGGATACTTGTGCGGCAGAATTCAAAGCAAAAACACCTTATTACTATTCGACTTTTGAAGCCGAAATAGAAAAAGCGGACGGAACACGTTACGTTGACAACGAAAGTGTTGTAACAGACAAAAAGAAAATAATCGTTTTGGGTTCAGGACCAAATAGAATTGGACAAGGAATTGAGTTTGATTATTCTTGTGTTCACGGGGTTTTGGCAGCCAAAGAATGTGGTTATGAAACGATAATGATTAACTGTAACCCAGAAACGGTTTCGACTGATTTTGATACTGCAGATAAATTGTATTTCGAACCGGTTTTTTGGGAACATATTTACGACATCATCCAACACGAAAAACCAGAAGGCGTTATCGTACAATTAGGTGGACAAACTGCCTTGAAATTGGCCGAAAAATTGTCTAAATACGGAGTAAAAATCATAGGAACCAGTTTTGATGCCTTGGATTTAGCCGAAGACAGAGGACGTTTCTCTGATTTGTTAACTGAATTGAACATTCCTTTCCCACAATTCGGGATTGCGGAAACGGCGGATGAAGCTTCTGCTTTAGCAGATACTTTAGATTTTCCATTATTGATTCGTCCTTCGTATGTATTAGGAGGTCAGGGAATGAAAATTGTGATCAACAAAAAAGAATTAGAAGAGCACGTTATCAATTTATTGAAATCGATTCCAGGGAATAAATTGCTGTTAGACCATTATTTGGCCGGAGCAATCGAAGCAGAAGCGGATGCAATTTGTGATGCGGATGGAAATGTTTATATCATAGGAATTATGGAGCATATCGAACCTTGTGGTGTACACTCGGGCGATTCTAACGCTACTTTGCCACCGTTTAACCTGGGTGAATTTGTGATGCAACAAATTAAAGATCATACGCATAAAATTGCTAAAGCGTTAAAAACTGTTGGTTTAATCAACATTCAGTTTGCGATAAAAGACGATACAGTTTATATCATTGAAGCGAATCCTAGAGCGTCTCGTACAGTTCCGTTTATTGCAAAAGCATACGGAGAACCTTATGTGAACTATGCGACTAAAGTGATGTTAGGACACAATAAAGTAACCGACTTTACTTTCAACCCACAATTGAAAGGATATGCTATTAAGCAACCGGTTTTCTCTTTCAGTAAGTTCCAAAATGTGAACAAAGCATTAGGACCAGAAATGAAATCAACAGGAGAAAGCATCTTGTTTATTGATGACTTGAAAGACGATCAGTTCTACGAATTGTACTCTAGAAGAAAAATGTATTTGAGTAAATAA
- a CDS encoding YkgJ family cysteine cluster protein has protein sequence MAIEHKIQLVEQLFDRLENEITSFRSKTQLHCKTGCGQCCSKPNINASPLEFLPWAFYLFLNGKAEAILEELNTKTNTNCHLYQSLSTTDQTNGRCTDYKYRGLICRLFGYASNRDKYGQLRMATCKIIKEGQQEKFDAAEEAISKGLYVPVFTDYYTRLSQIDNRLATTLLPINEALKMAIEEVLHYYAYRPFPGGLENIA, from the coding sequence ATGGCTATAGAGCATAAAATTCAATTGGTAGAACAGTTATTTGACCGCCTTGAAAATGAAATTACCTCTTTCAGATCCAAAACCCAGTTGCATTGTAAGACGGGATGTGGCCAATGTTGTTCAAAACCAAACATTAATGCTTCCCCTTTAGAGTTTTTACCTTGGGCCTTTTATTTATTTTTGAATGGCAAAGCTGAAGCAATTTTAGAAGAACTAAATACCAAAACCAATACCAATTGCCATTTATACCAATCCCTCTCGACCACAGACCAAACGAATGGCAGATGCACCGACTATAAATACCGCGGATTAATTTGCCGCCTCTTTGGCTATGCCTCCAATAGAGACAAATACGGGCAACTACGCATGGCTACTTGCAAAATCATCAAGGAAGGACAACAAGAAAAATTTGATGCTGCCGAAGAAGCCATAAGCAAAGGACTTTATGTACCGGTTTTTACCGATTATTACACCCGACTATCCCAAATTGATAACCGACTCGCCACCACTTTACTCCCCATAAACGAAGCCTTAAAAATGGCTATCGAAGAAGTTTTGCATTATTATGCCTACAGACCATTTCCGGGTGGGTTGGAGAATATTGCTTAA
- a CDS encoding dienelactone hydrolase family protein: MKKLEIDIPLSSATLKGDLILPEKAIGIVVFSHGSGSSRLSSRNRMVAAEIQKQNIGTLLFDLLTEEEDQIYENRFNIDLLSNRLIETTEWLLQYKDTKNLPLGYFGASTGAASALKAAAFFGKTIKAVVSRGGRPDLAITELPLVTAPTLLIVGGLDIPVIGMNKLAFDELESIKEMKIIPGATHLFEEAGKLLEVSDLAIDWYKKYLIKD, from the coding sequence ATGAAAAAATTAGAAATTGACATTCCTCTATCTTCAGCAACCTTAAAAGGAGATTTGATTCTCCCCGAAAAAGCCATTGGGATTGTGGTTTTTTCTCACGGAAGTGGCAGCAGCCGACTCAGCTCCCGTAACCGAATGGTTGCTGCTGAGATACAAAAACAGAACATCGGAACTTTGCTTTTTGACCTTTTGACAGAGGAAGAAGATCAGATTTATGAAAACCGATTCAATATTGATTTGTTATCCAACCGATTGATAGAAACCACCGAATGGCTCCTGCAATACAAAGACACCAAAAATTTACCCTTAGGCTATTTTGGAGCCAGTACCGGCGCGGCATCTGCATTGAAGGCAGCCGCTTTTTTTGGAAAAACCATAAAAGCAGTCGTTTCCCGTGGCGGACGTCCAGATTTAGCCATAACCGAATTACCCTTGGTAACCGCTCCCACCTTACTCATTGTAGGTGGTCTTGACATTCCTGTGATTGGCATGAACAAACTGGCTTTTGACGAATTAGAAAGCATAAAGGAGATGAAAATAATTCCGGGTGCCACACATTTATTTGAAGAAGCCGGTAAATTATTAGAAGTTTCAGACCTTGCGATTGACTGGTACAAAAAATACCTAATCAAAGACTAA
- a CDS encoding phosphoribosyltransferase, with amino-acid sequence MYNELLNDRKEAGILLSERLKKYQNSNTIILAVPRGGVPVGYEIAKRLHLPMDIVLSKKIGHPNNKEYAIGAVSMNSMTLKEHPEVPQRYIEDEVIRLRKLLKEKYELYMGNREPIDIRGKNVIVVDDGIATGNTLLASISMLRKKEPAKIIVAVPVLPADVVPVFQRNADEFVYLIAAKYFRGVGGFYEQFDQVEDEEVIRMLGVPSAIQ; translated from the coding sequence ATGTATAATGAGTTATTAAATGACAGAAAAGAAGCCGGAATATTGCTATCGGAACGATTAAAAAAATACCAAAACAGCAATACCATAATTCTTGCCGTTCCCAGAGGCGGAGTGCCGGTTGGGTATGAAATTGCAAAACGACTGCACCTCCCAATGGATATCGTACTTTCTAAAAAAATTGGACACCCTAATAATAAAGAATATGCCATTGGAGCGGTTTCCATGAACTCAATGACCCTCAAAGAGCATCCCGAAGTTCCCCAAAGATACATTGAGGATGAAGTGATTCGGCTTCGCAAACTATTAAAGGAAAAATATGAACTCTATATGGGCAATCGCGAACCGATAGACATCCGCGGGAAAAACGTAATTGTCGTTGATGATGGAATCGCCACAGGAAATACACTGCTGGCCAGTATTTCGATGCTGAGAAAGAAAGAACCCGCAAAAATAATCGTTGCCGTTCCCGTATTACCAGCTGATGTGGTACCGGTTTTTCAGCGCAATGCAGATGAGTTTGTGTATCTGATAGCAGCCAAATATTTTAGAGGTGTGGGTGGCTTTTACGAGCAATTTGATCAAGTGGAAGACGAGGAAGTAATCCGGATGCTGGGTGTTCCGAGCGCTATTCAATAA
- a CDS encoding CotH kinase family protein, producing MEKLYISHPLTIYRIILLIVLITSYTLRAQTFTDSNLPIVLITTDKDPNTNLPLEILDDPKILANMKIIKRPDGSRNYLTDENTAEFLNYNGRIGIEIRGSTSQTLPKKPYGLTTLKADNTSNNNVSILGMPVENDWILNSIAFDPSLIRDYISYNMSRQMGNYATKTEYCEVLLNGEYKGLYILQEKIKSNENRVNVIKIAATDTAVPNLTGGYITKADKTTGGDPIAWTMEETNFIHELPKPENVTSEQNTYIKDEFYKLADNVYNNSLLDGYTSVIDVPSFVDFMLVNELSSNADVYQSSTFFHKDRNGKLRAGPVWDFNQTFGSTFTNSSDVDEWQFSNGNRVGPEFWFALFDNGTFTCYLSKRWHEVTAPNQPMNLTVLTNLIDTTLNYISEAIPRENQKWGTLTDHVSEVSAIKTFISNRITWINNNIGPYANCSNVWTPPLVITKINYNPVTSTAFPVSNDLEFIEIQNISTRSVNLSGVYFRELGLTYQFAYNATIEGNGRIFLASNSTAFQNKYGFAPFGQFTRNLSNKSQKMVLADAYGNIIDAVEYFDTDPWPAAADGNGSYLELISTTLDNNLASSWVATSSDTLSAKSFLALSSLSIYPNPVTNALTIESSELLNGFKLFNVYGALIYESKEKSETIHADLRVLSSGIYFVTVYNDKGFTTRKIIKE from the coding sequence ATGGAAAAATTGTACATTTCTCACCCGCTTACAATTTACAGAATCATTTTGTTGATTGTATTAATTACTTCCTACACCCTCAGAGCACAAACTTTTACGGACAGTAATTTGCCCATTGTTCTTATTACTACAGATAAGGACCCGAACACGAATTTGCCACTTGAAATTCTGGATGATCCAAAAATTTTGGCCAACATGAAAATTATCAAGAGACCAGATGGAAGCAGAAATTATCTTACTGATGAAAATACTGCCGAATTCCTGAACTACAACGGTAGGATAGGAATTGAGATTAGAGGATCTACTTCGCAAACCTTACCCAAAAAACCATATGGTTTAACTACTCTGAAAGCGGATAACACGTCAAATAATAACGTGAGCATCTTAGGGATGCCCGTTGAAAACGATTGGATTCTAAATTCGATAGCCTTTGATCCGTCACTTATCAGGGATTATATTTCTTATAACATGTCGAGACAAATGGGGAATTATGCCACAAAAACCGAGTATTGTGAAGTCCTGTTAAACGGAGAATATAAAGGATTGTACATTCTTCAAGAAAAAATAAAATCGAATGAAAACCGGGTGAATGTGATAAAAATAGCAGCAACAGACACCGCAGTTCCCAATCTTACCGGAGGCTATATCACAAAAGCCGATAAAACCACCGGTGGAGACCCTATTGCATGGACTATGGAAGAAACAAATTTTATTCATGAACTGCCAAAACCGGAAAACGTAACCTCGGAACAAAACACCTATATTAAAGACGAGTTCTATAAATTAGCTGATAATGTATACAACAACAGTTTGCTAGATGGTTATACGAGTGTAATTGATGTTCCTTCGTTTGTCGATTTTATGCTGGTGAATGAGTTAAGTTCAAATGCCGATGTGTACCAATCCAGTACCTTTTTTCACAAAGACAGAAATGGAAAACTGAGAGCAGGTCCTGTTTGGGATTTTAATCAAACTTTTGGCAGCACATTTACAAACAGTAGTGATGTAGATGAATGGCAATTTAGCAATGGCAACAGGGTAGGACCGGAATTTTGGTTTGCCTTGTTTGATAACGGTACTTTTACCTGTTATTTGTCTAAAAGGTGGCATGAGGTAACAGCACCCAACCAGCCTATGAATCTAACCGTTTTGACAAATCTGATTGACACGACTTTAAATTATATTAGTGAAGCCATTCCGCGGGAGAATCAAAAATGGGGTACTTTAACGGATCACGTCAGTGAAGTAAGTGCTATAAAAACCTTTATTTCAAACCGAATTACTTGGATAAATAATAATATTGGTCCTTATGCCAATTGTTCCAATGTATGGACACCGCCATTAGTGATTACCAAAATAAATTACAATCCGGTAACATCAACCGCTTTCCCAGTTAGTAACGACCTTGAGTTTATTGAAATTCAAAATATAAGTACCCGATCAGTAAATCTTTCCGGAGTTTATTTCAGAGAATTGGGATTGACTTATCAGTTTGCTTATAATGCTACCATCGAAGGGAACGGGCGTATTTTTTTGGCAAGTAATTCGACTGCTTTCCAAAACAAATATGGTTTTGCACCCTTTGGTCAATTTACCAGAAACTTATCTAATAAGTCTCAGAAAATGGTTTTGGCGGATGCCTATGGAAACATTATTGATGCGGTCGAATATTTTGATACCGATCCGTGGCCTGCAGCCGCTGATGGTAACGGAAGTTATCTGGAATTAATCAGCACAACACTCGACAATAATTTAGCCTCCAGTTGGGTAGCTACATCAAGTGATACCTTGTCAGCTAAATCGTTCTTGGCCTTGTCGTCACTTTCTATTTATCCCAATCCGGTTACAAACGCTTTGACCATTGAAAGTAGCGAACTACTTAATGGGTTCAAATTATTTAATGTTTATGGGGCGCTAATTTATGAGTCTAAAGAAAAATCAGAAACAATACATGCCGATTTGCGCGTTCTCAGCAGCGGAATTTATTTTGTTACGGTCTATAATGATAAAGGATTTACCACCCGAAAAATAATTAAAGAGTAG
- a CDS encoding peptidylprolyl isomerase has product MKFKLLFLLFFGMLNMQAQTIKKTVPAKKPTTAIKSTVKPVAKPIVKAPAVAVEGIFATIATSKGDIIVALEYKKTPVTVANFIALAEGTNVYVTNEKLKGKPFYDGLKFHRVIKDFMIQGGDPSGNGSGGPGFAFKDEFTDLKHDKGGILSMANSGPATNGSQFFITHKETPWLNGKHTIFGHVIKGMEVVNSIAQDDIITKVTITRKGTLAKAFNAPKVFSDYYANKAEDAKKQAVIDAENKAKQLALQEESKKVYLQQYGPVVAAKAAYFKATKATATTTPSGLVYQITQKGTGGKPVDGSTFYFNYAGYFEDGNLFDSNYEDVNKNYGKFDANRAAQGGYQAFPFQAGKKDGMIPGFLEGLNLMNLGDKAIVFIPSNLAYGERGAGGVIPPNATLIFEMEIIEKAPTPKQ; this is encoded by the coding sequence ATGAAATTTAAACTTCTCTTTTTATTGTTTTTTGGAATGCTGAATATGCAAGCACAGACAATCAAAAAAACAGTTCCAGCCAAAAAACCAACTACAGCCATAAAATCAACCGTAAAGCCAGTTGCAAAACCAATTGTGAAAGCACCTGCTGTTGCTGTTGAAGGAATTTTTGCAACTATTGCCACTTCAAAAGGAGATATTATTGTTGCATTAGAATATAAAAAAACACCCGTAACCGTAGCTAACTTTATTGCTTTGGCAGAAGGAACAAACGTTTATGTTACCAATGAAAAGTTAAAAGGAAAACCTTTTTATGACGGTTTGAAATTTCACAGAGTCATCAAAGATTTCATGATTCAAGGTGGAGATCCTTCAGGGAATGGTTCCGGAGGTCCCGGTTTTGCTTTTAAAGATGAATTCACCGATTTGAAACACGACAAAGGAGGAATCCTTTCTATGGCTAATTCCGGTCCAGCTACTAACGGAAGCCAATTTTTTATCACCCATAAAGAGACTCCTTGGTTGAACGGAAAACACACTATTTTTGGTCATGTTATCAAAGGGATGGAAGTTGTAAACAGTATTGCTCAGGACGATATTATTACGAAAGTAACTATTACACGAAAAGGGACTCTGGCCAAAGCATTTAATGCGCCAAAAGTATTCTCTGATTATTATGCCAACAAAGCCGAAGATGCTAAAAAACAAGCAGTGATTGATGCTGAAAATAAAGCCAAACAATTAGCACTTCAAGAGGAAAGCAAAAAAGTATATTTGCAACAATATGGACCTGTAGTTGCCGCCAAAGCCGCTTACTTTAAAGCGACAAAAGCTACTGCAACCACAACTCCTTCCGGATTAGTTTACCAAATTACACAAAAAGGAACTGGAGGAAAACCTGTTGACGGTTCGACTTTTTACTTTAATTACGCAGGCTACTTTGAAGACGGAAACTTATTTGACAGCAATTATGAAGACGTAAATAAAAACTACGGAAAATTTGATGCCAATAGAGCCGCACAAGGCGGTTACCAAGCTTTCCCGTTTCAAGCAGGAAAAAAAGACGGTATGATTCCAGGATTTTTAGAAGGGTTGAACCTGATGAATTTAGGAGACAAAGCCATAGTGTTTATTCCTTCTAATTTGGCCTACGGCGAAAGAGGCGCTGGTGGTGTAATACCGCCAAATGCAACACTTATTTTTGAAATGGAAATTATCGAAAAAGCACCGACTCCAAAACAATAA
- a CDS encoding peptidylprolyl isomerase — MKKRILFVFLVIASFYSCKDEHSNLPDGLYADIETNKGNIIVQLDYERAPITVANFVTLAEGKNEFVTNPNLKNRPFYDGLKFHRVIADFMIQGGDPLGTGSGDTGYKFKDEFSDLHFDKGGVLAMANNGPTTNSSQFFITHLETPWLDGKHTIFGHVVEKGMEVVNKIVQDDYMVKITIIRNGDAAKKFDAVKTFRDYFTVESENQKKKLAVDAENKRIFDAKYKAVRDEKVAYLSGLKAKATKTKTGLQYVITKKSSGKKPAVGATVYIHYAGFLENGELFDSSIESVAQTFGTYDANRAAQKGYQPIPFQAGRKDGMIPGFIEGLEKLSFGDKAVIFIPSKLGYGEAGAGGVIPPNADIIFEIELLEAMPQ, encoded by the coding sequence ATGAAAAAAAGAATCCTATTCGTATTTCTGGTAATTGCTTCCTTTTATTCTTGTAAAGACGAACACAGCAACCTTCCTGACGGTTTATATGCCGATATTGAAACCAACAAAGGGAACATAATCGTACAATTAGACTATGAAAGAGCACCGATTACTGTCGCTAACTTTGTGACTTTGGCCGAAGGAAAAAATGAATTTGTGACCAATCCAAATCTAAAAAACAGACCTTTTTATGATGGTTTGAAATTTCACAGGGTTATTGCTGACTTCATGATACAAGGTGGCGATCCACTTGGAACAGGTTCCGGTGATACGGGTTATAAATTTAAAGATGAATTCTCTGATTTGCATTTTGATAAAGGCGGCGTTTTGGCTATGGCCAATAACGGTCCTACAACCAACAGCAGCCAGTTTTTCATCACGCATCTTGAAACGCCATGGCTTGACGGAAAACACACTATTTTTGGTCATGTGGTAGAAAAAGGAATGGAAGTCGTAAACAAAATTGTGCAAGACGATTACATGGTTAAAATTACGATTATCCGTAATGGTGACGCTGCAAAAAAGTTTGACGCCGTAAAAACATTCCGTGATTATTTTACAGTAGAATCTGAAAACCAAAAGAAAAAGTTAGCAGTTGATGCTGAAAACAAAAGAATATTCGACGCAAAATACAAAGCGGTTCGCGACGAAAAAGTAGCTTATCTTTCTGGTTTAAAAGCAAAAGCCACTAAGACCAAAACAGGTTTACAATATGTAATTACCAAAAAAAGCAGTGGTAAAAAACCGGCTGTGGGAGCAACTGTTTACATTCATTATGCCGGTTTTCTTGAAAACGGAGAATTATTTGACAGTAGCATCGAAAGTGTGGCCCAAACTTTTGGAACTTATGACGCAAACAGAGCTGCTCAAAAAGGATATCAGCCCATTCCGTTTCAAGCCGGAAGAAAAGATGGCATGATTCCTGGTTTCATAGAAGGATTAGAAAAATTATCCTTTGGTGACAAAGCAGTGATTTTTATCCCATCAAAATTGGGATATGGAGAAGCTGGAGCCGGTGGAGTAATTCCGCCAAATGCTGATATTATCTTTGAAATAGAATTATTGGAAGCCATGCCACAATAA
- the gldI gene encoding gliding motility-associated peptidyl-prolyl isomerase GldI → MKNNPLFALLFVFAICFTSCKQHQEARRPISQASGTFMKKSAERNKKLIASEEDQIQVVIKKNPKAKFIASAKGYWYSYEIINTLDTITPKKGDVAFFDYEIKNLKGTVIYSQLELKPQIYYVDKQNIMMGLRDGIKLMHKKEKINFFFTSQMGYGYHGDNKKIGTNQPLFCTVTLRDFMSEDEYKKQTEAKSGVVTKEPIAQIKSKDTLTN, encoded by the coding sequence ATGAAAAACAACCCTTTATTTGCCCTTCTGTTCGTTTTTGCAATATGCTTTACCAGTTGCAAGCAGCATCAGGAAGCGCGCAGACCTATTTCACAGGCTTCTGGAACGTTTATGAAAAAATCAGCAGAGCGAAACAAGAAATTAATCGCCAGCGAAGAAGATCAGATTCAGGTTGTCATCAAGAAAAATCCAAAAGCTAAATTCATTGCTTCTGCAAAAGGATATTGGTACTCTTATGAAATTATCAATACATTAGATACAATCACTCCAAAAAAAGGAGATGTTGCTTTTTTTGACTATGAAATCAAAAACTTAAAAGGCACTGTTATCTATTCACAACTGGAATTAAAACCGCAAATTTATTATGTTGACAAACAAAACATCATGATGGGATTGCGTGACGGAATCAAATTAATGCACAAAAAAGAAAAAATAAACTTCTTTTTTACGTCTCAAATGGGTTACGGATACCATGGTGACAATAAAAAAATTGGTACAAACCAACCTTTATTCTGCACGGTAACACTTCGTGATTTCATGTCGGAAGATGAATATAAAAAACAAACCGAAGCAAAATCGGGAGTTGTAACTAAAGAACCAATAGCCCAAATCAAGTCCAAAGACACTTTAACCAATTAA
- a CDS encoding DHH family phosphoesterase produces MKIQDIQAIQLLLSTPKKIAIIPHRGPDGDAMGSTLGLYHFLLKNNHYPTVIAPNEFPDFLDWMPGAGKVKIFEKDKGNCTKILEEAEIIFTLDFNALHRVGVMEEVLSRLKAPFIMIDHHQFPHDYAAYTYSDTSFGSTCEMLYNFIVFLGKKEVIDETIGTCIYTGILTDSGSFRFPKTTGTTHRIIAELIDLGVKNTVIPNLLFDNSSFGRLQLLGRALQNMKVLTEHKTAYTTLTQDELDSFDHVKGDTEGIVNYGLSIKGIIFTAIFIENKDEKIIKISFRSQGDFDVNQFARDHFNGGGHINAAGGKSESSMDETTQKFEDLVKNLSI; encoded by the coding sequence ATGAAAATACAAGACATTCAAGCGATACAGTTGTTATTATCAACGCCAAAAAAAATTGCCATAATTCCACACCGAGGTCCCGATGGTGATGCTATGGGTTCAACCTTAGGATTATATCATTTTTTACTAAAAAACAACCATTATCCAACCGTTATAGCTCCAAATGAATTTCCTGATTTTTTAGACTGGATGCCAGGAGCAGGAAAAGTTAAAATTTTTGAGAAAGACAAAGGAAACTGCACCAAAATTCTGGAAGAAGCGGAGATTATCTTCACATTAGATTTTAATGCATTACACCGTGTAGGCGTAATGGAAGAAGTTTTATCCCGACTTAAAGCGCCGTTTATCATGATTGACCACCATCAATTTCCACATGATTATGCCGCTTATACATACTCCGATACTTCATTTGGTTCTACTTGTGAAATGCTTTATAATTTCATAGTATTTTTAGGCAAAAAAGAAGTTATCGACGAAACAATAGGAACTTGTATTTACACCGGAATTCTAACCGACTCGGGTTCATTTCGTTTTCCAAAAACTACTGGAACTACGCATCGAATTATTGCTGAATTAATAGATTTGGGCGTAAAAAACACCGTGATTCCAAACTTACTTTTTGATAACAGTTCTTTTGGACGTTTACAATTATTGGGAAGAGCACTTCAAAACATGAAAGTCCTGACCGAGCATAAAACCGCTTACACTACGCTTACCCAAGACGAATTAGATTCTTTTGATCACGTAAAAGGAGATACAGAAGGCATTGTAAATTATGGCTTGAGCATCAAAGGAATTATTTTTACCGCTATTTTTATCGAAAATAAAGACGAAAAAATCATCAAGATTTCGTTCCGTTCCCAAGGTGATTTTGATGTCAATCAATTTGCAAGAGACCATTTTAATGGTGGAGGACACATCAATGCCGCAGGTGGAAAATCAGAATCATCAATGGATGAAACCACACAAAAATTTGAAGATTTAGTAAAAAACCTAAGCATTTAA